A stretch of Anaerolineales bacterium DNA encodes these proteins:
- a CDS encoding sulfite exporter TauE/SafE family protein, whose product PIDFVVGTDLAHMTGKSLVAARSHRALGHVDIRLAMLMVLGTVPGVEIGAQIIEALKPRGNTEQVVGIFYVIILSLIGSFTAWESLRAIRMRRTEHIDAQEAVEQTGLLYRSRLFRIPPLVQLPVSGVGEVSVWAILSVGLLTGVLAGFLGVGGGFLRMPLMVYALGIPTHVAVGTDLFEIVISAGYGTVSHALKGNVDVLIALTMQTGAAIGAQIGVAATRYVSGPSIRLIFSFLPFLAAAMVLLRITI is encoded by the coding sequence TGCCGATCGACTTCGTGGTTGGAACCGACCTGGCGCATATGACGGGAAAATCGCTCGTTGCCGCCAGAAGCCATCGTGCGCTGGGGCACGTCGACATTCGCCTGGCTATGCTCATGGTCCTGGGGACCGTCCCGGGCGTGGAGATCGGCGCACAAATCATCGAAGCCTTGAAGCCCAGGGGCAACACGGAGCAGGTCGTCGGTATTTTCTACGTCATCATTCTATCCCTGATCGGATCATTTACGGCCTGGGAGAGCTTGCGCGCCATCCGTATGCGGCGCACCGAACACATCGATGCACAAGAGGCCGTCGAGCAAACCGGCCTGCTCTACCGCTCGCGTCTTTTTCGCATTCCCCCGCTCGTTCAACTGCCCGTTTCCGGTGTGGGGGAAGTGTCGGTCTGGGCCATCCTTTCCGTCGGATTGCTCACCGGAGTCCTCGCTGGATTTCTGGGAGTCGGCGGCGGGTTCTTGCGCATGCCCCTGATGGTGTACGCCCTGGGGATCCCCACCCACGTCGCCGTGGGCACGGATCTATTCGAAATCGTCATTTCGGCCGGCTATGGGACGGTCAGCCATGCACTCAAGGGCAACGTGGACGTGCTCATCGCGCTCACGATGCAGACCGGTGCAGCCATCGGCGCACAGATCGGAGTCGCCGCAACACGCTACGTATCCGGCCCCAGCATACGATTGATTTTTTCTTTTCTACCCTTTTTAGCCGCCGCCATGGTCCTGCTGAGGATCACTATCTAA